A genome region from Populus alba chromosome 3, ASM523922v2, whole genome shotgun sequence includes the following:
- the LOC118054736 gene encoding uncharacterized protein, which translates to MDHYDLHAHRREMKHKGRNVVWSIAMDKCLIEALAIQARNGNKIDKCFNENAYTAACIAVNSRFNLNLNNQKVINRLKTIKKRYKVIRDMLSQDGFRWNPSTKMIECESDDLWKRYIAVHPDAKGIRGKQIDMYNELKIVCGNYQAPSRWAKVKDGGHPTRNFAEDSASLLSPSSEDASETDGTDSYSEQPEYMPDGNQDPLIQPVRPLPKAPGSETLQDAMSAVASSVRRLADAMELSKININASELLQAVMEIDGLEEAKQMYAFEYLNADPIKARAFMTYNTRMRKIYLFRQFWWWK; encoded by the exons ATGGACCACTATGACTTGCACGCTCACAGAAGGGAGATGAAGCATAAAGGAAGAAATGTTGTTTGGTCGATTGCAATGGACAAATGTCTAATTGAAGCTCTTGCTATTCAGGCTAGAAATGGAAACAAGATAGACAAATGCTTTAATGAGAATGCATACACTGCTGCTTGCATTGCTGTGAACTCCCgttttaatttaaacttgaaCAATCAGAAGGTCATTAATCGTCTTAAGACCATTAAGAAAAGGTACAAGGTTATTAGGGATATGCTTAGTCAAGATGGTTTCAGGTGGAATCCTAGCACAAAGATGATTGAGTGTGAAAGTGATGATCTTTGGAAGAGATACATTGCG GTACATCCTGATGCAAAAGGAATTCGAGGAAAGCAGATTGACATGTACAATGAACTAAAAATTGTTTGCGGAAATTATCAAGCCCCTAGTCGTTGGGCTAAGGTAAAGGATGGAGGCCATCCAACAAGGAACTTTGCAGAAGATTCTGCTTCACTCCTCTCACCAAGTTCGGAAGATGCAAGTGAGACTGATGGAACAGACTCATATTCCGAACAACCAGAATATATGCCAGATGGCAATCAAGATCCTCTGATCCAGCCTGTCAGACCACTCCCAAAGGCTCCCGGTTCAGAGACCCTTCAGGATGCAATGTCAGCTGTGGCATCAAGTGTTCGTAGATTAGCTGATGCAATGGAGCTAAGCAAAATTAATATCAATGCCTCAGAATTATTACAAGCTGTGATGGAGATTGATGGGTTGGAAGAGGCCAAACAAATGTATGCTTTTGAGTATTTGAATGCTGACCCCATTAAAGCCAGAGCCTTCATGACATACAATACCCGAATGAGAAAGATATATCTATTTCGACAGTTTTGGTGGTGGAAGTGA
- the LOC118054737 gene encoding pentatricopeptide repeat-containing protein At1g11290, chloroplastic, with amino-acid sequence MSSHLLPFTATPPPQIPSKASPLAQHTLSQRTHIPSHIYKHPAAILLELCTSPKELHQILPQIIKNGLYNETLFQTKLISLFCKYGNLTEASRVFEPIEDKFDALYHTMLKGYAKSSSLDSALSFFSRMKHDSVRPVVYNFTYLLKLCGDNSDLKRGKEIHGSVITSGFSWNLFAMTGVVNMYAKCRQINDAYNMFDRMPERDLVCWNTIISGYAQNGFAKAALMLVLRMSEEGHRPDSITIVSILPAVADTRLLRIGMAVHGYVLRAGFESLVNVSTALVDMYSKCGSVSIARVIFDGMDHRTVVSWNSMIDGYVQSGDAEGAMLIFQKMLDEGVQPTNVTVMGALHACADLGDLERGKFVHKLVDQLKLDSDVSVMNSLISMYSKCKRVDIAADIFKNLRNKTLVSWNAMILGYAQNGCVNEALNAFCEMQSRNIKPDSFTMVSVIPALAELSIPRQAKWIHGLVIRRFLDKNVFVMTALVDMYAKCGAIHTARKLFDMMNERHVITWNAMIDGYGTHGLGKTSVELFKEMKKGTIKPNDITFLCALSACSHSGLVEEGLCFFESMKKDCGIEPTMDHYGAMVDLLGRAGRLNQAWDFIQKMPIKPGITVYGAMLGACKIHKNVDLGEKAAFEIFKLNPDDGGYHVLLANIYATASMWDKVAKVRTIMEKSGLQKTPGCSLVEIGKEVHSFYSGTTSHPQSKKIYAYLETLVDEIRAAGYVPDTNSIHDVEDDVKVQLLNTHSEKLAIAFGLLNTSTGTPIHIRKNLRVCGDCHNATKYISLVTRREIIVRDMHRFHHFKDGVCSCGDYW; translated from the coding sequence ATGAGCTCGCACCTTTTGCCCTTCACTGCAACCCCTCCGCCGCAAATTCCCTCCAAAGCAAGTCCACTTGCTCAACACACTCTCTCTCAACGAACCCATATCCCATCTCACATATACAAGCACCCGGCCGCTATCCTCTTAGAACTCTGCACTTCCCCTAAAGAACTTCACCAAATCCTCCCTCAAATCATTAAAAACGGGCTCTACAATGAAACCCTTTTTCAGACCAAGCTCATTAGTCTTTTTTGCAAGTATGGCAATTTAACTGAAGCTTCGCGTGTTTTTGAACCTATTGAGGATAAGTTTGATGCTCTTTATCATACTATGCTTAAAGGGTACGCAAAGAGTTCCTCTTTAGATAGTGCTTTGTCGTTTTTTTCTCGAATGAAGCATGATAGTGTTAGGCCTGTTGTGTATAATTTTACTTATTTGTTGAAACTTTGTGGAGATAATTCTGATCTTAAGAGGGGTAAGGAGATTCATGGGAGTGTAATAACAAGTGGGTTTTCGTGGAATTTGTTTGCTATGACTGGGGTGGTGAACATGTATGCGAAATGCAGACAAATTAATGATGCGTATAACATGTTTGATAGAATGCCTGAGAGGGATTTGGTTTGTTGGAATACGATTATTTCTGGGTATGCGCAAAATGGGTTTGCTAAGGCTGCTTTGATGTTGGTTTTGAGGATGTCTGAAGAAGGGCATAGGCCGGACTCGATTACCATTGTTTCTATTTTGCCTGCAGTTGCGGATACAAGGTTGTTGAGAATTGGCATGGCAGTTCATGGATATGTTTTGAGAGCTGGGTTTGAGTCACTTGTGAATGTTTCAACTGCTCTTGTGGATATGTATTCAAAATGTGGGTCAGTGAGTATTGCCAGAGTAATCTTTGATGGGATGGATCATAGAACTGTTGTTTCGTGGAATTCCATGATTGATGGGTATGTGCAAAGTGGAGATGCTGAGGGAGCAATGTTGATATTTCAGAAGATGTTGGATGAAGGGGTTCAACCAACTAATGTTACTGTTATGGGAGCTTTGCATGCTTGTGCTGATCTTGGTGATCTCGAGAGGGGAAAGTTCGTTCATAAATTAGTGGACCAATTGAAACTTGATTCTGATGTTTCAGTGATGAATTCTTTGATTTCCATGTATTCCAAGTGCAAGAGGGTTGATATTGCTgctgatatatttaaaaatttgcgAAATAAAACACTTGTATCCTGGAATGCCATGATATTAGGCTATGCCCAGAATGGGTGTGTCAATGAGGCTTTAAATGCATTCTGTGAGATGCAATCTCGAAACATAAAGCCAGACTCTTTCACAATGGTGAGTGTGATTCCAGCTCTTGCAGAGTTATCGATTCCACGTCAGGCAAAGTGGATCCATGGACTTGTTATTCGAAGGTTTTTAGACAAGAATGTTTTTGTGATGACTGCTCTTGTCGACATGTATGCAAAGTGCGGAGCCATTCACACAGCAAGAAAGCTCTTTGACATGATGAATGAAAGGCATGTGATTACATGGAATGCTATGATAGATGGATATGGAACTCATGGACTTGGAAAAACTTCTGTAGAACTGTTCAAGGAAATGAAGAAGGGGACCATCAAGCCAAATGATATTACATTCCTCTGTGCCCTTTCTGCTTGCAGTCACTCAGGTTTGGTAGAAGAGGGGCTCTGTTTCTTTGAAAGCATGAAGAAAGATTGTGGCATAGAGCCTACAATGGATCACTATGGAGCGATGGTTGACCTTCTTGGTCGAGCTGGTCGACTCAACCAGGCTTGGGATTTCATTCAAAAGATGCCTATTAAACCTGGAATAACTGTTTACGGTGCAATGCTTGGTGCTTGCAAAATTCATAAGAATGTTGACTTAGGGGAGAAGGCAGCATTTGAAATCTTCAAGTTAAACCCAGACGATGGCGGATACCACGTGTTGCTTGCCAACATATATGCCACAGCTTCAATGTGGGACAAAGTGGCTAAAGTGAGAACTATAATGGAGAAGTCAGGGCTTCAAAAAACTCCAGGCTGCAGTTTAGTGGAAATAGGGAAAGAGGTTCACAGTTTCTATTCTGGAACTACAAGCCATCCCCAATCCAAAAAGATCTATGCTTATCTCGAGACACTTGTAGATGAGATCAGAGCTGCTGGTTATGTTCCCGACACCAATTCAATCCATGACGTGGAAGATGATGTTAAGGTGCAGTTGCTGAATACTCATAGTGAGAAGTTGGCAATTGCCTTTGGGCTGCTAAATACGAGCACAGGCACTCCCATACACATCAGGAAAAATCTACGAGTCTGCGGCGATTGTCATAATGcaacaaaatatatttcactTGTCACCAGGAGGGAAATTATAGTTCGTGATATGCATAGATTTCACCATTTCAAGGATGGAGTCTGTTCTTGTGGAGATTATTGGTAA
- the LOC118054738 gene encoding protein ELC-like, translating into MVPPPSSNHQAIQQFLSSVLSQHGTSALPYSEDTKWLIRQHLLSLTTTSPSLEPKTATFTHNDGRTVNLLQADGTVPITFISATYNIPVIIWLIESYPRHPPCVYVNPTRDMIIKRSHPFVNPSGLVSIPYLQDWIYPSSNLVDLARELSSVFGRDPPLFSQRPKPNPNPNYHPNQSSLGSVGNTGGGGGYPRPIVRPAQYPPYGSGGAVGKVEAEDAAEVHKRNVINKLVENVHGDMLQFSKTREAEMESWFRAQSVLRGREEEFNKGLKEMRDKMEGLELHLQVVLMNTDVLEAWVRENKGKLKGGSEDIDVDNAFECVDVLSNQMLECTAVDMAIEDAVYSLEKAVQEGAMPFDQYLRNVRLLSREQFFNRATAAKVRAAQMQAQVAGMAARAPRYAN; encoded by the coding sequence ATGGTTCCTCCACCGTCGTCAAACCACCAAGCAATCCAACAATTCCTCTCCTCCGTCCTTTCTCAACACGGCACTTCCGCCCTTCCTTACTCCGAAGACACCAAATGGCTCATCCGCCAACACCTCCTTTCACTCACCACTACTTCCCCTTCTCTCGAACCCAAAACCGCTACCTTCACTCACAACGATGGTCGCACCGTCAATCTTCTCCAGGCTGACGGCACCGTTCCGATCACTTTCATTTCTGCCACTTATAACATCCCGGTTATCATCTGGCTTATCGAATCTTACCCTCGCCACCCTCCTTGTGTTTACGTGAACCCCACACGCGATATGATCATCAAAAGATCTCATCCTTTTGTTAATCCCTCGGGGCTCGTTTCGATCCCTTATTTGCAGGATTGGATCTACCCTAGTTCTAATTTGGTTGATTTGGCTCGCGAGCTGAGCTCGGTTTTTGGGAGGGATCCTCCTCTGTTTTCCCAACGCCCCAAACCTAACCCTAATCCCAATTATCATCCAAATCAATCGAGTCTTGGGTCAGTGGGTAACACGGGAGGTGGTGGTGGGTATCCGAGGCCGATTGTCAGACCAGCACAGTATCCGCCGTATGGTAGTGGTGGTGCGGTTGGGAAGGTGGAGGCGGAGGATGCAGCGGAGGTTCACAAAAGAAATGTGATTAATAAGCTTGTGGAGAATGTTCACGGGGATATGTTGCAGTTTAGTAAAACGAGGGAGGCGGAGATGGAAAGCTGGTTTAGAGCACAATCTGTGTTGAGGGGGAGAGAGGAGGAGTTTAATAAAGGGTTGAAGGAAATGAGAGATAAGATGGAAGGGTTGGAGTTGCATTTGCAAGTTGTTTTGATGAATACAGATGTTTTGGAAGCATGGGTTAGGGAAAATAAGGGGAAGTTGAAAGGGGGCTCGGAGGATATTGACGTGGATAATGCTTTTGAGTGCGTGGATGTTTTATCGAATCAGATGTTGGAGTGCACAGCGGTGGACATGGCAATTGAGGATGCGGTTTATTCTTTGGAGAAAGCAGTGCAAGAAGGGGCAATGCCATTTGATCAATATTTGAGGAATGTGAGGCTGTTGTCTAGAGAGCAGTTTTTTAACAGAGCTACTGCAGCGAAAGTTAGGGCTGCACAAATGCAGGCTCAGGTTGCTGGTATGGCTGCTAGGGCACCACGTTATGCTAACTAA
- the LOC118054739 gene encoding galactoside 2-alpha-L-fucosyltransferase isoform X2 gives MDIFQMERSGYGSKRFPKLVVSFLVAFCLLYMASMVYRSSTFVLIDEVAKENGAGEVAENVTTPSESEDKHPSGTESMVVDKLLGGLLATGFDEESCISRYQATSYRKTSPHKPSAYLVSKLRKYEDLHKRCGPNTESYKRALKKLSSSHINGTTDCNYIVWTPSNGLGNRIISMASSFLYAVLTNRVLLVDHGTDMAGIFCEPFPNTSWLLPMDFPLTNQFYSLQPGNAHSYGHLLKINNMNISAVSLPPSFLHIYLAYNYDKHDKLFFQDQNQGFLQKVPWLILKSDQYFVPYLFLIPSFQQELGKLFPDKETVFHHLVRYLFHPSNQAWGLITRFYRAYLASADQKIGLQVRVFDRKASPVNVVLEQILGCIKKEKLLPQVDEQKPIASPSKNQTLRAITIASLYPEYYERIKSMYWMKPAVNGDVIGVYQPSHEEVQHFGNNLHNMKAWAEISILSLSDVLVTSSWSTFGYVAQGLGGLKPWILYVPAGNHPTDQPCPRGMSMEPCFHYPPDYYRISNTRQRLDTGSLVPHVRQCEDASRGIKLFNAKQL, from the exons ATGGATATTTTTCAAATGGAAAGATCAGGGTATGGTTCAAAGAGGTTTCCAAAACTGGTGGTTTCGTTTTTGGTAGCTTTCTGTCTGTTATACATGGCGTCCATGGTTTACAGAAGCTCAACTTTTGTTCTGATTGATGAAGTTGCCAAAGAAAATGGAGCAGGAGAAGTGGCGGAAAATGTTACCACACCCTCAG AATCGGAAGACAAACATCCCTCTGGAACTGAGAGCATGGTTGTTGATAAATTGCTTGGGGGGCTTCTGGCTACAGGATTTGATGAAGAATCCTGCATAAGCAGGTACCAAGCGACCTCGTATCGCAAAACTTCACCTCATAAGCCCTCTGCCTATCTTGTTTCGAAACTGCGTAAATATGAAGATCTTCATAAGCGCTGCGGACCTAACACCGAATCCTACAAAAGAGCTTTGAAGAAATTGAGTTCTAGCCACATCAATGGCACTACAGACTGCAATTACATTGTTTGGACGCCTTCTAATGGCTTGGGGAATAGGATAATCAGCATGGCTTCGTCATTTCTTTATGCAGTCCTCACAAACAGAGTCCTTCTTGTTGATCATGGAACCGACATGGCTGGTATCTTTTGTGAGCCATTTCCAAATACATCATGGCTATTGCCCATGGATTTTCCTCTCACGAATCAATTCTACAGCTTGCAACCAGGAAATGCTCACAGTTATGGGCACCTACTAAAGATTAACAACATGAACATCTCAGCCGTGTCGCTGCCGCCATCATTTCTGCATATTTATTTAGCTTATAACTATGATAAACATGACAAGCTTTTTTTCCAGGATCAAAATCAAGGTTTTCTCCAAAAAGTCCCCTGGTTGATTCTGAAGTCAGACCAATACTTTGTGCCTTACCTCTTCTTGATCCCATCTTTCCAGCAAGAACTAGGCAAACTGTTTCCTGATAAGGAGACTGTTTTCCACCACTTGGTTCGCTATCTTTTCCACCCTTCGAATCAAGCCTGGGGACTAATCACCAGATTCTATCGTGCTTACTTGGCCAGTGCAGAtcagaagattggtcttcaagTGAGGGTATTTGATAGAAAAGCGAGTCCGGTTAATGTTGTTCTGGAGCAGATACTAGGCTgcattaaaaaggaaaaactgctGCCTCAGGTAGATGAGCAAAAACCTATAGCTTCCCCATCAAAAAACCAGACATTAAGAGCTATTACCATAGCATCGTTATATCCAGAATACTACGAGAGAATAAAGAGCATGTATTGGATGAAGCCAGCGGTAAATGGAGATGTTATCGGTGTTTATCAGCCAAGTCACGAAGAGGTTCAACATTTTGGCAACAATTTACACAATATGAAGGCATGGGCTGAAATAAGCATCCTAAGTTTGAGTGATGTTCTGGTGACTAGTTCTTGGTCTACTTTCGGCTATGTAGCTCAAGGTCTAGGAGGATTGAAGCCATGGATCCTATACGTGCCTGCCGGAAACCATCCAACCGATCAACCCTGTCCACGAGGCATGTCTATGGAGCCATGCTTTCATTATCCTCCTGATTATTACCGGATTTCAAATACCAGACAGCGACTTGATACTGGCTCCCTTGTTCCTCATGTCAGGCAGTGTGAGGATGCAAGCAGGGGAATAAAGCTGTTTAATGCTAAGCAACTTTAG
- the LOC118054739 gene encoding galactoside 2-alpha-L-fucosyltransferase isoform X1 — MDIFQMERSGYGSKRFPKLVVSFLVAFCLLYMASMVYRSSTFVLIDEVAKENGAGEVAENVTTPSGNESEDKHPSGTESMVVDKLLGGLLATGFDEESCISRYQATSYRKTSPHKPSAYLVSKLRKYEDLHKRCGPNTESYKRALKKLSSSHINGTTDCNYIVWTPSNGLGNRIISMASSFLYAVLTNRVLLVDHGTDMAGIFCEPFPNTSWLLPMDFPLTNQFYSLQPGNAHSYGHLLKINNMNISAVSLPPSFLHIYLAYNYDKHDKLFFQDQNQGFLQKVPWLILKSDQYFVPYLFLIPSFQQELGKLFPDKETVFHHLVRYLFHPSNQAWGLITRFYRAYLASADQKIGLQVRVFDRKASPVNVVLEQILGCIKKEKLLPQVDEQKPIASPSKNQTLRAITIASLYPEYYERIKSMYWMKPAVNGDVIGVYQPSHEEVQHFGNNLHNMKAWAEISILSLSDVLVTSSWSTFGYVAQGLGGLKPWILYVPAGNHPTDQPCPRGMSMEPCFHYPPDYYRISNTRQRLDTGSLVPHVRQCEDASRGIKLFNAKQL, encoded by the exons ATGGATATTTTTCAAATGGAAAGATCAGGGTATGGTTCAAAGAGGTTTCCAAAACTGGTGGTTTCGTTTTTGGTAGCTTTCTGTCTGTTATACATGGCGTCCATGGTTTACAGAAGCTCAACTTTTGTTCTGATTGATGAAGTTGCCAAAGAAAATGGAGCAGGAGAAGTGGCGGAAAATGTTACCACACCCTCAGGTAACG AATCGGAAGACAAACATCCCTCTGGAACTGAGAGCATGGTTGTTGATAAATTGCTTGGGGGGCTTCTGGCTACAGGATTTGATGAAGAATCCTGCATAAGCAGGTACCAAGCGACCTCGTATCGCAAAACTTCACCTCATAAGCCCTCTGCCTATCTTGTTTCGAAACTGCGTAAATATGAAGATCTTCATAAGCGCTGCGGACCTAACACCGAATCCTACAAAAGAGCTTTGAAGAAATTGAGTTCTAGCCACATCAATGGCACTACAGACTGCAATTACATTGTTTGGACGCCTTCTAATGGCTTGGGGAATAGGATAATCAGCATGGCTTCGTCATTTCTTTATGCAGTCCTCACAAACAGAGTCCTTCTTGTTGATCATGGAACCGACATGGCTGGTATCTTTTGTGAGCCATTTCCAAATACATCATGGCTATTGCCCATGGATTTTCCTCTCACGAATCAATTCTACAGCTTGCAACCAGGAAATGCTCACAGTTATGGGCACCTACTAAAGATTAACAACATGAACATCTCAGCCGTGTCGCTGCCGCCATCATTTCTGCATATTTATTTAGCTTATAACTATGATAAACATGACAAGCTTTTTTTCCAGGATCAAAATCAAGGTTTTCTCCAAAAAGTCCCCTGGTTGATTCTGAAGTCAGACCAATACTTTGTGCCTTACCTCTTCTTGATCCCATCTTTCCAGCAAGAACTAGGCAAACTGTTTCCTGATAAGGAGACTGTTTTCCACCACTTGGTTCGCTATCTTTTCCACCCTTCGAATCAAGCCTGGGGACTAATCACCAGATTCTATCGTGCTTACTTGGCCAGTGCAGAtcagaagattggtcttcaagTGAGGGTATTTGATAGAAAAGCGAGTCCGGTTAATGTTGTTCTGGAGCAGATACTAGGCTgcattaaaaaggaaaaactgctGCCTCAGGTAGATGAGCAAAAACCTATAGCTTCCCCATCAAAAAACCAGACATTAAGAGCTATTACCATAGCATCGTTATATCCAGAATACTACGAGAGAATAAAGAGCATGTATTGGATGAAGCCAGCGGTAAATGGAGATGTTATCGGTGTTTATCAGCCAAGTCACGAAGAGGTTCAACATTTTGGCAACAATTTACACAATATGAAGGCATGGGCTGAAATAAGCATCCTAAGTTTGAGTGATGTTCTGGTGACTAGTTCTTGGTCTACTTTCGGCTATGTAGCTCAAGGTCTAGGAGGATTGAAGCCATGGATCCTATACGTGCCTGCCGGAAACCATCCAACCGATCAACCCTGTCCACGAGGCATGTCTATGGAGCCATGCTTTCATTATCCTCCTGATTATTACCGGATTTCAAATACCAGACAGCGACTTGATACTGGCTCCCTTGTTCCTCATGTCAGGCAGTGTGAGGATGCAAGCAGGGGAATAAAGCTGTTTAATGCTAAGCAACTTTAG